One genomic window of Actinoalloteichus hoggarensis includes the following:
- a CDS encoding MerR family transcriptional regulator, with amino-acid sequence MRIGELARVTGVGPRLLRYYEEQGLLQTRRVGTGHRRYGEDAPIVVGHIRTLLAAGLPTSVIRDLMPCVEGPGPELNRCAAELLLEQLHGLDGRIATLSNARSALAGLVAATTS; translated from the coding sequence ATGAGGATCGGCGAGCTCGCGCGGGTGACCGGGGTCGGTCCGCGCCTGCTGCGTTACTACGAGGAGCAGGGGCTGCTCCAGACCCGGCGGGTCGGGACGGGGCATCGCCGCTACGGCGAGGACGCCCCGATCGTGGTCGGCCACATCAGGACTCTGCTCGCCGCCGGGCTGCCGACCAGTGTCATCCGCGACCTGATGCCCTGTGTGGAGGGGCCGGGGCCGGAGCTGAACCGCTGTGCGGCGGAGCTGCTGCTGGAGCAGCTTCACGGGTTGGACGGCCGGATCGCCACCCTGAGCAACGCCCGGTCCGCGCTCGCGGGTCTGGTGGCGGCCACCACCTCCTGA
- a CDS encoding helix-turn-helix transcriptional regulator yields MSLRREWMVLDALDPDTTSGLVYRTLVSRPRARLDELVAETGLDVDVLHEVLRRLAAEHVTTRLDDGRWEARSPAEITGNIGNRNTGGTPETLPRRDVVRRAELCRSVVELERVFRIARRDGRRTEPLEAIDDPRRMLAVLRRLRAGTRRELRVIDRPPYFAPPPYLAAPDGSRPAPQAAGPACRTIYPESAFAGSRAPDTAALVKAGGQARLLRDPPLRLVIADDDLAVVTARAEDDSGPVSLVVRRSGLLTVLADTFETLWRLATPVSTVGGDRLDDERDRRILTLLAGGATDDAIARRLALSRRTVVRRVAALLDRLGAATRFQAGVQAARRGWL; encoded by the coding sequence ATGAGCCTGCGGCGGGAGTGGATGGTTCTGGACGCACTCGACCCCGACACGACGTCTGGCCTGGTGTATCGGACGCTCGTCAGCCGTCCCCGCGCCCGTCTCGACGAACTCGTCGCCGAGACGGGACTCGACGTCGACGTCCTGCACGAGGTGCTGCGGCGACTCGCCGCCGAACACGTGACGACGCGCCTGGACGACGGCCGATGGGAGGCGCGTTCCCCCGCCGAGATCACCGGGAACATCGGGAACCGGAACACCGGGGGGACTCCCGAGACACTGCCGCGGCGTGACGTCGTCCGGCGCGCGGAGCTGTGTCGATCCGTCGTGGAGCTGGAACGGGTCTTCCGGATCGCCCGCCGAGACGGCAGGCGCACCGAGCCGCTGGAGGCGATCGACGATCCCCGCCGCATGCTCGCCGTCCTTCGGCGGCTGCGAGCCGGCACGCGCCGGGAGCTGCGGGTCATCGACCGGCCGCCGTACTTCGCGCCGCCGCCGTACCTCGCCGCGCCGGACGGGAGCCGGCCCGCCCCGCAGGCCGCCGGGCCCGCCTGCCGCACGATCTACCCAGAGTCGGCGTTCGCCGGATCGCGGGCCCCCGATACGGCGGCGCTGGTCAAGGCGGGCGGACAGGCACGCCTGCTGCGGGACCCGCCCCTGCGGCTGGTGATCGCCGACGACGACCTCGCCGTGGTGACGGCCCGGGCCGAGGACGACTCGGGGCCGGTGTCGCTGGTCGTCCGCCGGTCCGGCCTGTTGACGGTGCTGGCCGACACCTTCGAGACGCTGTGGCGGCTCGCGACTCCCGTCTCGACCGTCGGCGGGGACCGACTGGACGACGAGCGCGACCGTCGCATCCTCACGTTGTTGGCGGGCGGCGCCACCGACGACGCGATCGCCCGCAGACTGGCGTTGTCCCGCCGCACCGTCGTCCGCCGGGTCGCGGCGCTGCTCGACCGTCTCGGCGCCGCCACCCGATTCCAGGCGGGCGTCCAGGCAGCCCGGCGCGGGTGGCTCTGA
- a CDS encoding alpha/beta fold hydrolase, whose translation MTAQPIETMFVLVHGAWHSSWHWVPTQRALAARGVASVAVDLPGHGFDAPLPTGYLTGGRDAMRTEKSALAGLTMQDCADAVLSTLRSVRGGARSVVLVAHSAGGGPASLAAEQAPELVDRIVYLSAFVPAGRPSFLDYANSPENTLDRGPGLTIGDPGALGAIRLDPLSTELSYVDELHQTYHADLPVERVDRWRSTLSTDLPLAVPSSPISLTGNGWGSIPRTFVRCADDRAFLPAAQDLMIAEADEAMPARPFTVHTLPGDHSPFLARPDELAAVLASPPR comes from the coding sequence ATGACCGCACAACCGATCGAGACGATGTTCGTCCTCGTCCACGGCGCCTGGCACAGCTCGTGGCACTGGGTTCCGACGCAGCGTGCGCTGGCCGCGCGGGGCGTCGCGAGCGTCGCGGTGGACCTCCCCGGCCACGGTTTCGACGCTCCGCTGCCCACCGGCTACCTGACCGGCGGCCGGGACGCGATGCGCACCGAGAAGTCGGCGCTGGCCGGACTGACGATGCAGGACTGCGCCGACGCCGTGCTGAGCACGCTGCGTTCGGTCCGAGGCGGCGCGCGGTCGGTCGTCCTCGTCGCGCACAGCGCGGGTGGCGGGCCCGCCTCGCTGGCCGCCGAGCAGGCCCCCGAACTCGTCGACCGGATCGTCTACCTGTCGGCCTTCGTCCCGGCGGGCAGGCCGAGCTTCCTCGACTACGCGAACTCGCCGGAGAACACCCTCGACCGGGGGCCGGGCCTGACGATCGGCGACCCGGGGGCGCTCGGCGCGATCCGGCTCGACCCGCTCTCGACAGAACTGTCCTATGTCGACGAGCTCCACCAGACCTATCACGCCGACCTCCCCGTCGAGCGGGTCGACCGGTGGCGGTCCACGCTGAGCACGGACCTGCCGTTGGCCGTCCCGAGCAGCCCGATCTCCCTGACCGGGAACGGCTGGGGGAGCATCCCGCGCACGTTCGTGCGCTGCGCGGACGATCGCGCGTTCCTGCCCGCCGCGCAGGACCTCATGATCGCCGAGGCCGACGAGGCGATGCCCGCCCGGCCGTTCACGGTGCACACCCTGCCCGGCGACCACAGCCCGTTCCTCGCTCGTCCCGACGAGCTGGCGGCCGTGCTGGCCTCGCCGCCGCGCTGA
- a CDS encoding TetR/AcrR family transcriptional regulator encodes MAARTRRAEQVEGTREAILSAAERLFAEHGVYAVSNRQVGEAAGQGNNFAVGYHFGTKTDLVRAIVRRHAEPMEAVRVRMLAEIGDSDEVRDWVACLVRPFTEHLAELGGPTWYARFGAQVMTDPGLRRIIVEEALSTTPIQQVIDGLNRCLPELPLPVHLERGAMARYLMSHTCAERERALAEGTLTVRNTWEDAATGLIDAITGMWMAPVTSDRRVIDE; translated from the coding sequence ATGGCGGCCAGAACGAGAAGAGCCGAGCAGGTCGAGGGGACGCGGGAGGCGATCCTGAGCGCGGCCGAGCGGCTGTTCGCCGAGCACGGGGTGTACGCGGTGTCCAACCGTCAGGTCGGCGAGGCCGCCGGGCAGGGCAACAACTTCGCGGTCGGCTACCACTTCGGCACCAAGACCGACCTCGTCCGCGCCATCGTGCGCCGCCACGCCGAGCCGATGGAGGCCGTCCGTGTCCGCATGCTCGCCGAGATCGGTGACAGCGACGAGGTCCGAGACTGGGTGGCCTGTCTGGTGCGGCCCTTCACCGAGCACCTGGCGGAACTGGGCGGCCCCACCTGGTACGCGCGGTTCGGCGCGCAGGTGATGACCGACCCCGGTCTGCGGCGGATCATCGTCGAGGAGGCGCTGAGCACCACGCCCATCCAGCAGGTGATCGACGGGCTCAACCGCTGTCTGCCGGAGCTGCCGCTGCCCGTGCACCTCGAACGCGGCGCGATGGCCCGCTACCTGATGTCCCACACCTGCGCGGAGCGGGAACGCGCCCTGGCGGAGGGAACGCTCACGGTCCGGAACACCTGGGAGGACGCCGCGACCGGATTGATCGACGCGATCACCGGGATGTGGATGGCGCCGGTCACGAGCGACCGCCGTGTGATCGACGAGTGA
- a CDS encoding MFS transporter — protein sequence MSSASTRTTDAGTVAPPRTNVVVSVLAMAGIVVALMQTLVIPLIPELPRLLDATTSDASWVITATLLSAAVATPTVGRLGDMYGKRRMLLVSLILLVAGSVIGALSNTLAPMIVGRVLQGLAAGVIPLGISIMRDELPAERLGAATALMSASLGVGGALGLPTAALLAEYTDWHVLFWASALLGALAAALVFTLVPESRVRTGGRFDLVGAIGLSIALICLLLAVSKGADWGWTSGLTTTLFVVTAVVLAGWGWWELRNRQPLVDLRTTLRRQVLLTNLASAVFGFSMFAMSLVLPQLLQLPTATGYGLGQPMMTVGLVMAPSGLVMMAMAPVSARISRLRGPRTTLMVGAVVVAAGYGLSIVLMSALWQLMLISSIIGAGIGIAYGAMPALVMSAVPVSETAAANSLNTLMRSIGTSLSSAVAGVVLAQLTITVGTAAVPSQNGFRVVMAIGAGAALAAAVIAAFLPRRRPGAPPSGTPERPAPAEVAS from the coding sequence ATGTCGAGTGCCTCGACACGAACCACCGACGCCGGAACGGTCGCTCCACCCCGCACCAACGTCGTCGTCTCGGTGCTGGCGATGGCGGGCATCGTCGTGGCGCTGATGCAGACCCTCGTCATCCCGCTGATCCCCGAGCTGCCCCGACTGCTGGACGCCACCACGTCCGACGCGAGCTGGGTGATCACCGCGACCCTGCTGTCCGCCGCCGTCGCCACCCCCACGGTGGGCAGATTGGGCGACATGTACGGCAAGAGACGCATGCTGCTGGTGAGCCTGATCCTGCTGGTGGCGGGTTCGGTCATCGGCGCGCTCAGCAACACGCTGGCGCCCATGATCGTCGGCCGCGTCCTTCAAGGACTCGCCGCGGGCGTGATCCCGCTGGGCATCAGCATCATGCGCGATGAACTGCCCGCCGAACGGCTGGGCGCCGCGACCGCGCTGATGAGCGCGTCCCTCGGCGTCGGCGGGGCGCTCGGGCTGCCGACGGCGGCCCTGCTGGCGGAGTACACCGACTGGCACGTGCTGTTCTGGGCGTCGGCGCTGCTGGGCGCCCTCGCCGCCGCCCTGGTCTTCACGCTGGTCCCCGAATCCCGGGTCCGCACCGGCGGCCGCTTCGACCTCGTCGGCGCGATCGGCCTGTCCATCGCGTTGATCTGTCTGCTGCTGGCCGTCTCCAAGGGCGCCGACTGGGGCTGGACCAGCGGACTCACCACCACGCTGTTCGTCGTCACCGCCGTGGTCCTCGCCGGCTGGGGCTGGTGGGAGCTGCGGAACCGGCAGCCGTTGGTGGACCTGCGCACCACGCTGCGTCGTCAGGTGCTGCTGACCAACCTCGCCTCGGCGGTGTTCGGGTTCTCCATGTTCGCGATGTCGCTCGTGCTGCCGCAACTGCTCCAGCTGCCCACGGCCACCGGATACGGGCTGGGGCAGCCGATGATGACCGTGGGCCTGGTCATGGCGCCGTCCGGACTGGTCATGATGGCCATGGCCCCGGTGTCCGCGCGGATCTCGCGGCTGCGCGGGCCGAGGACGACGCTGATGGTCGGCGCCGTCGTGGTGGCGGCGGGCTACGGACTGAGCATCGTGCTGATGTCGGCGCTCTGGCAACTGATGTTGATCTCCAGCATCATCGGCGCGGGTATCGGCATCGCCTATGGGGCGATGCCCGCACTGGTCATGTCGGCCGTGCCCGTGTCGGAGACGGCCGCCGCCAACAGTCTCAACACGCTGATGCGCTCGATCGGCACCTCGTTGTCCAGCGCGGTCGCGGGCGTCGTCCTGGCCCAGCTGACGATCACCGTCGGCACCGCCGCCGTCCCGTCGCAGAACGGCTTCCGGGTGGTCATGGCGATCGGGGCGGGCGCGGCGTTGGCCGCCGCCGTCATCGCCGCCTTCCTGCCGAGGCGACGACCGGGCGCACCGCCCTCGGGCACGCCGGAGAGGCCCGCGCCCGCCGAGGTCGCGAGCTGA
- a CDS encoding SDR family NAD(P)-dependent oxidoreductase: MSGDGLDGSSVIVTGGGAGIGRAAVLRFAVEGARVVVADLDADRAATVVGEVAAAGGTAVAAVGDLGEQSVVDRVVAAAVDAFGTVDVLVNNAGIMDGMTALADVTDEEWERVLRINLTAPFLLSRAVLPHMLAQGAGAIVNTASEASLRGSAAGAAYTAAKHGVVGLTKSLAVMYRDAGIRANAIAPGGTRTSIDLRPSTGTGPAALAPYLAGVGRVAEAQEQAAAIVFLASPAASNINGVVLPVDNGWSAV; this comes from the coding sequence ATGAGCGGCGACGGACTCGACGGCAGCAGCGTGATCGTCACGGGAGGCGGTGCCGGCATCGGTCGCGCCGCGGTCCTGCGCTTCGCGGTCGAGGGCGCCCGCGTCGTGGTGGCCGATCTCGACGCCGACCGGGCGGCGACCGTCGTCGGCGAGGTCGCGGCGGCGGGCGGGACCGCCGTCGCGGCGGTCGGCGACCTGGGCGAGCAGTCCGTGGTCGACCGCGTCGTCGCCGCGGCCGTGGACGCCTTCGGCACCGTGGACGTGCTGGTCAACAACGCCGGGATCATGGACGGGATGACCGCCCTCGCCGACGTCACCGACGAGGAGTGGGAACGGGTGCTCCGGATCAACCTCACGGCGCCGTTCCTGCTCAGCCGCGCCGTCCTGCCGCACATGCTCGCCCAGGGCGCCGGGGCGATCGTCAACACCGCCTCGGAGGCGAGCCTCCGCGGCAGCGCGGCGGGCGCCGCCTACACCGCCGCCAAGCACGGCGTCGTCGGCCTGACCAAGTCCCTCGCGGTGATGTATCGCGACGCGGGCATCCGTGCCAACGCCATCGCACCCGGCGGGACGAGGACCAGCATCGACCTGCGCCCCAGCACGGGGACCGGCCCCGCCGCCCTGGCGCCGTACCTGGCCGGCGTCGGCCGAGTCGCCGAGGCCCAGGAGCAGGCCGCGGCGATCGTGTTCCTCGCCTCCCCGGCCGCCTCCAACATCAACGGCGTCGTCCTCCCGGTCGACAACGGATGGTCCGCCGTCTGA
- a CDS encoding cytochrome P450, whose amino-acid sequence MSDLSVSPRPVAPPPVAPPPVAPPLPVAPPPDRPFALPAGLGALSAAAPVVRVSLLDGSQAWLVTRHAEARAVLGDHRRFSSVPTAPGYPRSGMVGGSTADTAVASLGFIRMDPPDHTRIRRMLTHEFMVRRIEELRPGIERIADELCDAMERAPRPVDLVADFALPLTSSVIGLLLGVPAADHPLFRDLTARANRIANTPREAARVLDELAGYLDELVAAKEREPGDDLLGRLVVERLRTGELSRPDLLAVAAVLLIGGFETTANMISLSALSLMRDPETAERLRREPALMKGAVTELLRFHGIIRNGPRRAVTEDVEIGGQRLAAGEGVIIAVSAANRDPEEFQDPDTVDVCRPNASRHVAFGFGVHQCLGQTLARLELQVALATLSRRFPAMRPAAPLARMRFRADMTIYGLHALPVIW is encoded by the coding sequence ATGAGCGACCTGAGCGTGTCCCCACGGCCCGTCGCGCCGCCGCCCGTCGCGCCGCCGCCCGTCGCGCCGCCGCTGCCGGTCGCGCCGCCGCCGGACCGCCCGTTCGCCCTGCCCGCGGGGCTGGGCGCACTGAGCGCCGCGGCGCCGGTGGTCCGGGTCTCCCTGCTCGACGGGAGTCAGGCCTGGCTGGTCACCCGCCATGCGGAGGCCCGCGCGGTACTCGGCGACCATCGCCGGTTCAGCTCGGTGCCCACGGCGCCCGGTTATCCCCGCAGCGGAATGGTCGGCGGCAGCACCGCCGACACGGCCGTCGCCAGTCTGGGCTTCATCCGCATGGACCCGCCCGACCACACCCGGATTCGACGCATGCTGACGCACGAGTTCATGGTGCGGCGGATCGAGGAGCTGCGGCCGGGCATCGAGCGCATCGCCGACGAGCTCTGCGACGCGATGGAGCGGGCGCCGCGGCCGGTCGACCTCGTCGCGGACTTCGCCCTGCCCCTCACCTCCTCGGTGATCGGTCTGCTGCTGGGCGTCCCGGCGGCGGACCATCCGCTGTTCCGCGACCTCACGGCTCGGGCGAACCGCATCGCGAACACCCCGCGCGAGGCGGCGCGCGTCCTCGACGAGCTGGCCGGCTACCTCGACGAACTGGTGGCGGCCAAGGAACGCGAGCCCGGCGACGACCTGCTCGGCCGACTGGTGGTCGAACGGCTGCGCACGGGCGAGCTGTCGCGGCCCGACCTGCTGGCCGTCGCCGCGGTGCTGCTCATCGGCGGCTTCGAGACCACGGCGAACATGATCAGCCTGAGTGCCCTGAGCCTGATGCGCGATCCGGAGACCGCCGAACGGCTCCGTCGCGAGCCCGCGCTGATGAAGGGGGCGGTCACGGAGCTGCTGCGGTTCCACGGCATCATCCGCAACGGGCCGCGCCGGGCGGTCACCGAGGACGTCGAGATCGGCGGGCAGCGGCTCGCGGCGGGCGAGGGCGTGATCATCGCGGTGTCGGCGGCCAATCGCGATCCCGAGGAGTTCCAGGACCCGGACACCGTGGACGTCTGCCGTCCCAACGCCTCGCGGCACGTCGCCTTCGGCTTCGGCGTGCATCAGTGCCTCGGGCAGACCCTCGCGCGTCTCGAACTGCAGGTCGCGCTCGCCACGCTGTCGCGCCGCTTCCCGGCGATGCGGCCCGCGGCGCCGTTGGCGCGGATGCGGTTCCGCGCGGACATGACGATCTACGGTCTGCACGCGCTGCCGGTCATCTGGTGA
- a CDS encoding TetR/AcrR family transcriptional regulator, producing MPVPTERAGAADVESSTTVPGAGRPPLRERRRQETRLEIARQAVRLFAEHGVAATGAEDVAAAAGVSLRTFWRHTATKEACVRPLLTHGLELLTRGLSRWRPGADPAALVDEAAFAAGQTAVDVWAVLNLVRLTRTEPALRAVWLTVHDEAELVIATALCHATGLRLDDLRARVRAAMISGALRTAVEHHAWESPGDESAGDGSSAAEDAGRARGADLVETVREALRVAVHGLGR from the coding sequence ATGCCGGTTCCGACGGAGCGCGCGGGCGCGGCGGACGTCGAGTCGTCGACCACCGTGCCCGGCGCGGGACGGCCGCCGCTGCGCGAACGGCGCCGACAGGAGACACGGCTGGAGATCGCCAGGCAGGCCGTCCGGCTGTTCGCCGAACACGGCGTGGCGGCCACCGGCGCCGAGGACGTCGCCGCCGCCGCGGGTGTATCGCTGCGCACCTTCTGGCGGCACACGGCCACCAAGGAGGCCTGCGTCCGGCCACTGCTCACCCACGGCCTGGAGCTCCTCACTCGTGGGCTCTCGCGCTGGCGGCCGGGCGCGGACCCGGCCGCCCTCGTCGACGAGGCGGCGTTCGCCGCGGGGCAGACCGCCGTCGACGTGTGGGCGGTGCTGAACCTGGTCCGTCTCACGCGGACCGAGCCTGCGCTGCGCGCGGTCTGGCTGACCGTGCACGACGAGGCGGAGCTGGTCATCGCGACCGCGCTCTGCCACGCCACCGGGCTGCGACTCGACGATCTCCGAGCTCGAGTCCGGGCCGCGATGATCAGCGGCGCACTCCGCACGGCGGTGGAGCACCACGCCTGGGAATCACCAGGCGACGAGTCGGCGGGCGACGGGTCGAGCGCGGCCGAGGATGCCGGCCGCGCCCGGGGAGCCGATCTCGTCGAGACGGTCCGCGAGGCGCTGCGGGTCGCGGTGCACGGACTAGGCCGCTGA
- a CDS encoding ferredoxin: MRISVDQDKCCGAGSCVLVAPEVFDQRDEDGIVMLLDAQPAADVHDRVREAADVCPASAIQLSGTA; encoded by the coding sequence ATGAGGATCTCAGTGGACCAGGACAAATGCTGCGGCGCGGGCTCCTGCGTCCTCGTCGCCCCGGAGGTGTTCGACCAGCGTGACGAGGACGGCATCGTGATGCTGCTCGATGCCCAGCCCGCCGCGGACGTCCACGACCGGGTGCGCGAGGCCGCCGACGTGTGCCCGGCATCGGCGATCCAGCTCAGCGGGACGGCGTGA
- a CDS encoding methyltransferase, with protein MFDAGTRPHYRAGQRAGTVDQHFEYLGRTLLIPPTVMPITPVSRHLGEAVLAEVRTTDRVLDRGTGSGVNAILAASRSAHVLAVDVNPDAVRAARDDAERNGVADRIEVRHSDVFDAVDDRFGLIVFDPPFRWSAPRDRFEVAITDEGYRAMTTFFREAREHLTPAGRC; from the coding sequence GTGTTCGACGCTGGCACGAGACCTCACTATCGCGCGGGACAGCGCGCCGGCACCGTCGACCAGCACTTCGAATACCTCGGACGAACCCTGCTGATACCGCCGACCGTCATGCCGATCACCCCCGTCTCCCGTCACCTCGGCGAGGCGGTCCTCGCCGAGGTCCGCACGACCGATCGGGTGTTGGACAGGGGGACCGGCAGTGGCGTCAACGCGATCCTCGCCGCGTCTCGATCGGCGCACGTCCTCGCCGTCGACGTCAACCCGGACGCGGTCCGCGCCGCCCGCGACGACGCGGAGCGCAACGGCGTCGCCGATCGGATCGAGGTACGGCACAGCGACGTGTTCGACGCGGTCGACGACCGCTTCGGTCTGATCGTCTTCGATCCGCCGTTCCGCTGGTCCGCCCCCCGTGACCGGTTCGAGGTCGCCATCACCGACGAGGGCTACCGCGCGATGACGACGTTCTTCCGGGAGGCCCGCGAACACCTCACCCCGGCCGGGCGATGCTGA
- a CDS encoding LysR family transcriptional regulator: protein MEARQLRYAVALAEHQHFGRAAAAVGIAQPPLSKQIAALEREMGARLFDRTTHGVFPTAAGEAFLVRAHRALAEMSAAAVDSGRAARGETGMLRIGFVASALLEPLPRVLVRFGRDRPDVRLSLHEMSTSRSTAALVSGELDIAIGLGSPRGPGVESLAWAPLGQDRLVAAVARSHPYAGQQTIGLGQLRRQHLIISAGEDEPAVIGTLRALFGADTGALEGATVARDVHTIAGLAACGVGVGLGPARMRMIARPDLWFCSVTPHTLLPDLTLSFRAAEGSPVLAAFLDTLRGHCADIDDALARQLGPG from the coding sequence ATGGAGGCACGTCAACTGCGCTACGCGGTGGCGCTGGCCGAGCACCAGCACTTCGGCCGTGCGGCGGCGGCTGTCGGGATCGCCCAGCCGCCGTTGTCGAAGCAGATCGCCGCCCTGGAGCGGGAGATGGGCGCCCGGCTGTTCGACCGGACGACGCACGGCGTCTTCCCGACGGCGGCGGGCGAGGCGTTCCTCGTGCGCGCGCATCGGGCACTGGCGGAGATGTCCGCCGCCGCCGTCGACTCCGGACGGGCCGCCCGCGGCGAGACGGGCATGCTGCGCATCGGCTTCGTGGCCTCGGCGCTGCTGGAACCGCTGCCCCGCGTACTGGTCCGATTCGGACGGGACCGGCCGGACGTGCGGCTGAGCCTGCATGAGATGTCGACGAGCCGGAGCACCGCCGCGCTGGTCAGCGGTGAACTGGACATCGCGATCGGGCTCGGCTCGCCCCGAGGGCCGGGCGTGGAGTCCCTCGCCTGGGCACCGCTCGGCCAGGACCGTCTGGTGGCCGCGGTGGCCCGGTCGCATCCCTATGCCGGGCAGCAGACGATCGGCCTCGGCCAACTCCGACGGCAGCACCTCATCATCTCCGCGGGTGAGGACGAGCCCGCCGTGATCGGCACGCTGCGCGCCCTCTTCGGCGCGGACACCGGGGCGCTGGAGGGCGCCACGGTCGCGCGGGACGTCCACACCATCGCGGGCCTGGCCGCCTGCGGCGTCGGCGTCGGCCTCGGCCCCGCCCGGATGCGCATGATCGCCAGGCCCGATCTGTGGTTCTGCTCGGTGACCCCGCACACGCTCCTGCCCGACCTCACGCTGTCCTTCCGCGCGGCCGAAGGCTCCCCCGTGCTGGCGGCCTTCCTCGACACGCTTCGTGGCCACTGCGCGGACATCGACGACGCACTGGCTCGGCAGCTCGGCCCGGGGTGA
- a CDS encoding aminotransferase class IV family protein has protein sequence MTAYVVHRQDRPATAAELTPLAFAGYAHFTAMQVRDGRVRGLDLHLERLRSASVELFGRALPDERVRTALRTAIAAGPADLSLTATVYSPAGEFVVAGEDVEPDLLVRTAVAAAGPAGPLTLAVVEHERDLPSIKHVGEVGKTYLLRQAAARGFDDAAFLDRRGRLSEGTIWNLAFWDGAEVIWPDAALLTGTTMGVVRRQLDRLGVGQRVQQITPADLPALAGAVVMNSWTPGVPVHRIGSTSLPAAPVFLDLLHRAWRAESPAAP, from the coding sequence ATGACCGCCTACGTCGTCCACCGACAGGATCGCCCGGCCACCGCCGCGGAGCTGACGCCCCTCGCCTTCGCCGGATACGCGCACTTCACGGCCATGCAGGTACGCGACGGCCGCGTCCGAGGCCTCGACCTGCACCTGGAGCGGCTGCGCTCGGCCTCGGTCGAGCTGTTCGGCCGGGCGCTGCCCGACGAACGAGTCCGCACGGCGCTGCGGACGGCGATCGCCGCGGGCCCGGCCGACCTCTCCCTGACCGCGACCGTGTACTCGCCCGCAGGGGAGTTCGTCGTGGCGGGCGAGGACGTCGAACCCGACCTGCTGGTCCGCACCGCGGTCGCCGCGGCCGGCCCGGCGGGGCCGCTGACCCTGGCCGTCGTCGAGCACGAACGGGATCTGCCCTCGATCAAGCACGTCGGCGAGGTCGGCAAGACCTACCTCCTACGGCAGGCCGCGGCGCGGGGCTTCGACGACGCCGCGTTCCTCGACCGGCGAGGCAGGCTGAGCGAGGGCACGATCTGGAACCTCGCCTTCTGGGACGGCGCCGAGGTGATCTGGCCGGACGCCGCGCTGCTGACGGGGACCACGATGGGCGTCGTCCGCAGACAACTCGACCGGCTCGGCGTCGGTCAGCGTGTCCAGCAGATCACCCCGGCGGACCTGCCCGCCCTCGCCGGCGCGGTGGTCATGAACTCGTGGACGCCGGGCGTGCCGGTGCACCGGATCGGATCGACGTCCCTGCCCGCCGCGCCGGTCTTCCTCGACCTGCTGCATCGGGCCTGGCGAGCCGAGTCGCCCGCCGCCCCGTGA